A single region of the Leptothrix cholodnii SP-6 genome encodes:
- a CDS encoding Y-family DNA polymerase, with protein MPPALWLCLNLPTLALDALGPWPPGVSLPALVWQADAGGRTRTVLIANAAAQALGVQAGQRLGSAQALAPQALVLARDPAREAALLERLALGLGSLSPQRVIEPPDLLLDIHASLRLFGGLRPLLRRADRLVRAQAVQPRWSLASTPLAARLLAHAPPAQRQRRCVQLRSTRRRVLALPLALLGAWGLPCGATDTERRAADGPADAAGVAARRVAAAHIATLEMLHALGARCLADLQRLPRAGLRRRGAQDWVDALDRALGDQPDPRRCHEPPEAFALALELPWRADAVPAIEAAAAPLVQALCGWLALRWRAAQGLSLILRHDYSSRRSLPDQVLRLDLATPSREARHLQTLLREHLQHLVLAAPVDAITLQLDTSLPEAGRPTTLWPDAHQQAQAHTNLVDRLQARLGAAQVRRLLPQADARPEKADRWVNAGTADAKPLAPHAASRDALPALTHALPRPTWLLPAPLPLAEHDGQPLHQGRPLRILSRAERIETGWHDGALVRRDYHVALGQAGTLCWIYRERGNPAFDDSPAQPRWFLHGLFG; from the coding sequence ATGCCGCCCGCCCTCTGGTTGTGCCTGAACCTGCCGACGCTGGCTCTCGACGCGCTCGGCCCCTGGCCGCCCGGGGTGAGCCTGCCGGCGCTGGTCTGGCAGGCCGATGCCGGCGGGCGGACTCGCACCGTGCTGATCGCCAATGCCGCCGCGCAGGCCCTGGGCGTGCAGGCCGGGCAGCGGCTCGGCAGCGCGCAGGCGCTGGCGCCGCAAGCCCTGGTGCTGGCGCGCGATCCGGCCCGCGAGGCGGCCCTGCTCGAACGCCTGGCGCTCGGCCTCGGCAGCCTGAGCCCGCAGCGGGTGATCGAGCCGCCCGACCTGCTGCTCGACATCCACGCCAGCCTGCGTCTGTTCGGTGGCCTGCGGCCGCTGCTGCGGCGAGCCGATCGGCTGGTGCGCGCGCAGGCCGTCCAGCCGCGCTGGAGCCTGGCCAGCACGCCGCTGGCCGCGCGCCTGCTCGCCCACGCCCCGCCCGCGCAGCGGCAGCGCCGCTGCGTCCAGCTGCGCAGCACGCGCCGACGGGTGTTGGCGTTGCCGCTGGCGCTGCTGGGCGCGTGGGGCCTGCCCTGCGGCGCAACCGACACAGAGCGCCGTGCAGCCGATGGCCCGGCAGACGCTGCCGGCGTGGCAGCGCGCCGGGTCGCGGCCGCTCACATCGCCACGCTGGAAATGCTGCACGCCCTCGGCGCGCGTTGCCTGGCCGACCTGCAGCGCCTGCCACGCGCCGGTCTGCGGCGCCGCGGCGCGCAAGACTGGGTCGACGCCCTCGACCGCGCCCTCGGCGATCAGCCCGACCCGCGGCGCTGCCACGAACCCCCCGAGGCCTTTGCACTGGCGCTCGAACTGCCCTGGCGCGCCGACGCCGTGCCCGCCATCGAAGCCGCCGCCGCACCGCTGGTGCAGGCGCTGTGCGGCTGGCTCGCCCTGCGCTGGCGTGCCGCGCAGGGCCTGAGCCTGATCCTGCGGCACGACTACAGCAGCCGCCGCAGCCTGCCCGACCAGGTGCTCAGGCTCGACCTCGCCACGCCCTCACGCGAGGCGCGCCACCTGCAGACCCTGCTGCGCGAGCACCTGCAGCACCTGGTGCTGGCCGCGCCGGTGGACGCCATCACGCTGCAGCTCGACACCAGCCTGCCCGAAGCCGGCCGGCCCACCACGCTCTGGCCCGACGCCCACCAGCAGGCGCAGGCGCACACCAACCTGGTCGACCGCCTGCAGGCCCGCCTCGGCGCCGCGCAGGTGCGGCGCCTGCTGCCGCAGGCCGACGCCAGGCCGGAGAAGGCCGATCGCTGGGTGAACGCCGGCACCGCAGACGCCAAGCCCCTCGCCCCGCATGCCGCGTCACGCGACGCCCTGCCGGCCCTGACCCACGCCCTGCCCCGCCCGACCTGGCTGCTGCCGGCGCCGCTGCCGCTGGCCGAGCACGACGGCCAGCCGCTGCACCAGGGCCGGCCGCTGCGCATCCTGAGCCGCGCCGAGCGCATCGAGACCGGCTGGCACGACGGCGCGCTGGTGCGCCGCGACTACCACGTCGCGCTCGGTCAGGCCGGCACGCTGTGCTGGATCTATCGCGAACGCGGCAACCCGGCCTTCGACGACAGCCCGGCCCAGCCGCGCTGGTTTCTGCACGGCCTGTTCGGCTGA
- a CDS encoding error-prone DNA polymerase, with amino-acid sequence MQAGLPDYAELHCRSNFSFLSGASHAEELISRAARLGYRALAITDECSVAGVVRAHEAARHPRGERAPDDPGLLRLIIGSEFTLSPAAASGTRPPHPGGRLLLLVRNRAGYGQLCTLITLARSRCAKGDYRLDADDFDPAPSDCWALLLPRREDDLPTLLTQARWLVARFGERARIAIELLQHADDNLRIAHARAASQASGAPLVAAGDVLMHVRSRKPLADTLTAIRHHLPLADCGHLLMRNAEQHLRSRLALAQIYRPEWLAESVRIADACTFSLDELRYEYPDEIVPAGHSASSYLRQETLAGAARRYPPHSHPDGIPPGVLAQIEHELALVAEMRYEAFFLTVHDIVRQARRLGILCQGRGSAANSAVCYCLGITEVDPTQTTLLFERFISRERGEPPDIDVDFEHERREEIIQYIYAKYGRHRTALAAAVSTYRVRGALRDVGRAFGLDELLIDAVAKSYQWFDGRGALSERLAEQGLDAESPVTQQWLELATTLMGFPRHLSQHSGGFVIARESLSQLVPIEPAAMDGRQIIQWDKDDLESLGLLKVDVLALGMLTVLRKSLDLANAWHGRTAQAWRGGSGSFSHRAPQRPEREPWTLHHIPRDDPATYAMIRKADTVGMFQIESRAQQSMLPRLRPDKFYDLVIEVAIVRPGPIQGGMVHPYLRRKQGKERADSPYPALDAALARTLGVPIFQEQVMQVCMIAAGFSPGEADGLRRAMAAWRRKGGVHHFHERIVGGMVERGYERAFAEGIFRQIQGFGEYGFPESHAYSFAILAWFSAWLKCHEPAAFLAALLNSQPMGFYGPAQLVADARRHQVEVRPVDVTRSDWDCTLEAPSPAAAAPATDPPASARPPGSGAGGPAVRLGLRQVGGLSQASAERLLQARREAAFIDVHDLARRAALDPHELQTLARADALAALAGHRRQQVWAAAAPPAAPLTTGTGPGAGLLQDAPIREPQLSLIEAPEGEAVTLDYAATGLSLRRHPLALLRERLRRQAVKSAAELARVPDGRVVRACGLVVSRQQPGTAHGTVFVTLEDETGVVNLIVWQDVRERYRRALLESRLLAVRGTWQQRDGVAHLLAHDLFDISGWLGPLQTRSRDFH; translated from the coding sequence ATGCAAGCCGGTCTGCCCGACTATGCCGAGCTGCACTGCCGCAGCAACTTCAGCTTCCTGAGCGGCGCCTCGCACGCCGAGGAACTGATCTCCCGCGCCGCCCGGCTCGGCTACCGCGCGCTGGCGATCACCGACGAATGTTCGGTGGCCGGCGTGGTGCGCGCGCATGAAGCCGCCAGGCACCCGCGTGGTGAACGCGCACCCGACGACCCGGGCCTGCTGCGCCTGATCATCGGCAGCGAATTCACCCTCTCGCCTGCAGCCGCCTCGGGGACCCGGCCCCCCCACCCGGGCGGCCGGCTGCTGCTGCTGGTGCGCAACCGGGCCGGCTACGGCCAGCTCTGCACGCTGATCACCCTGGCGCGCAGCCGCTGCGCCAAGGGCGACTACCGGCTAGACGCCGACGACTTCGACCCGGCCCCGAGCGACTGCTGGGCCCTGCTGCTGCCGCGCCGCGAGGACGACCTGCCGACGCTGCTCACGCAGGCCCGCTGGCTGGTGGCCCGCTTCGGCGAGCGCGCCCGCATCGCCATCGAGCTGCTGCAGCACGCCGACGACAACCTGCGCATCGCCCACGCCCGCGCCGCCAGCCAGGCCAGCGGCGCGCCGCTGGTGGCCGCCGGCGACGTGCTGATGCACGTGCGCTCGCGCAAGCCGCTGGCCGACACGCTGACCGCCATCCGCCACCACCTGCCGCTGGCCGACTGCGGCCACCTGCTGATGCGCAACGCCGAGCAGCACCTGCGCTCGCGCCTGGCGCTGGCGCAGATCTACCGGCCCGAGTGGCTGGCCGAGAGCGTGCGCATCGCCGACGCCTGCACCTTCAGCCTCGACGAGCTGCGCTACGAATACCCCGACGAGATCGTGCCCGCCGGCCACAGCGCCAGCAGCTACCTGCGCCAGGAAACCCTTGCCGGCGCGGCCCGCCGATACCCGCCGCACAGCCACCCCGACGGCATCCCGCCCGGCGTGCTGGCGCAGATCGAGCACGAGCTCGCGCTGGTGGCCGAGATGCGCTACGAGGCGTTTTTCCTGACCGTGCACGACATCGTGAGGCAGGCGCGGCGGCTCGGCATCCTGTGCCAGGGCCGCGGCTCGGCGGCCAATTCGGCGGTCTGCTACTGCCTGGGCATCACCGAGGTCGACCCGACGCAGACCACGCTGCTGTTCGAGCGCTTCATCAGCCGCGAGCGCGGCGAGCCGCCCGACATCGACGTCGATTTCGAGCACGAGCGGCGCGAGGAGATCATCCAGTACATCTACGCCAAGTACGGCCGCCACCGCACCGCGCTGGCCGCGGCGGTGAGCACCTACCGGGTGCGCGGCGCGCTGCGCGACGTGGGCCGCGCGTTCGGGCTCGACGAGCTGCTGATCGACGCGGTGGCCAAGTCCTACCAGTGGTTCGACGGCCGCGGCGCCTTGTCCGAGCGGCTGGCCGAGCAGGGGCTGGACGCCGAATCGCCCGTCACGCAGCAGTGGCTCGAGCTGGCGACCACGCTGATGGGCTTTCCGCGCCACCTGTCGCAGCACAGCGGCGGTTTCGTGATCGCGCGCGAGTCGCTCTCGCAGCTGGTGCCGATCGAGCCGGCGGCGATGGACGGCCGCCAGATCATCCAGTGGGACAAGGACGACCTGGAATCGCTCGGCCTGCTCAAGGTCGACGTGCTGGCGCTGGGCATGCTGACGGTGCTGCGCAAGTCGCTCGACCTGGCCAACGCCTGGCACGGCCGCACGGCGCAGGCGTGGCGCGGCGGCAGCGGTTCGTTCTCGCACCGCGCGCCGCAGCGCCCCGAACGCGAGCCCTGGACGCTGCACCACATCCCGCGCGACGACCCCGCCACCTACGCGATGATCCGCAAGGCCGACACGGTGGGCATGTTCCAGATCGAGAGCCGGGCCCAGCAGAGCATGCTGCCGAGGCTGCGGCCCGACAAGTTCTACGACCTGGTGATCGAGGTGGCGATCGTGCGGCCCGGGCCGATCCAGGGCGGCATGGTGCACCCCTACCTGCGGCGCAAGCAGGGCAAGGAGCGGGCCGATTCACCGTACCCGGCGCTCGATGCCGCGCTGGCGCGCACGCTGGGCGTGCCGATCTTCCAGGAGCAGGTGATGCAGGTCTGCATGATCGCCGCCGGTTTTTCGCCCGGCGAGGCCGACGGCCTGCGCCGCGCGATGGCGGCCTGGCGGCGCAAGGGCGGCGTGCACCATTTCCACGAGCGCATCGTCGGCGGCATGGTCGAGCGCGGTTACGAGCGCGCGTTCGCCGAGGGCATCTTCCGGCAGATCCAGGGCTTCGGCGAATACGGCTTCCCGGAGAGCCACGCCTACAGCTTCGCGATTCTTGCGTGGTTCAGCGCCTGGCTGAAATGCCACGAGCCGGCCGCCTTCCTGGCCGCGCTGCTGAACTCGCAGCCGATGGGCTTCTACGGCCCGGCGCAGCTGGTGGCCGATGCGCGGCGGCACCAGGTCGAGGTGCGGCCGGTCGACGTGACACGCAGCGACTGGGACTGCACGCTGGAGGCGCCGAGCCCGGCCGCGGCGGCGCCGGCCACCGATCCCCCAGCATCGGCCCGGCCGCCCGGCTCGGGCGCGGGGGGCCCGGCGGTGCGGCTGGGGCTGCGGCAGGTCGGCGGGCTGTCGCAGGCCAGCGCCGAGCGGCTGCTGCAGGCCCGGCGCGAGGCAGCCTTCATCGACGTGCACGACCTGGCCCGGCGCGCCGCGCTCGATCCGCACGAGCTGCAGACGCTGGCACGCGCCGATGCGCTCGCCGCCTTGGCGGGACATCGCCGCCAGCAGGTCTGGGCCGCCGCGGCGCCGCCGGCCGCACCGCTGACGACCGGCACCGGCCCCGGCGCCGGCCTGCTGCAGGACGCGCCGATCCGCGAGCCGCAGCTGTCGCTGATCGAGGCGCCCGAGGGCGAGGCCGTCACGCTCGACTACGCCGCCACCGGCCTGAGCCTGCGCCGCCACCCGCTGGCGCTGCTGCGTGAGCGGCTGCGACGCCAGGCGGTCAAGAGCGCCGCCGAGCTGGCGCGCGTGCCCGACGGGCGCGTCGTGCGCGCCTGCGGGCTGGTCGTCAGCCGCCAGCAGCCGGGCACCGCCCACGGCACGGTGTTCGTCACGCTCGAGGACGAGACCGGCGTGGTCAACCTGATCGTCTGGCAGGACGTGCGCGAGCGGTACCGCCGCGCCCTGCTCGAATCACGCCTGCTGGCCGTGCGCGGCACCTGGCAGCAGCGCGACGGCGTGGCGCATCTGCTGGCGCACGACCTGTTCGACATCAGCGGCTGGCTCGGCCCGCTGCAGACCCGTTCGCGCGACTTCCACTGA
- a CDS encoding pilus assembly PilX family protein encodes MLPNTSSLIRRSRRTAQRGMSLVFSLITLVALSLAAVALIRSVDTGSTILGNLSFKQDTLLAADDASRQAIQWLADNAGSIGLQNDIVAQGYSASLIPTLDPTGARTADTTRAVIDWDWNDCDSYASGSYARCLKPRELELDLANGIKARWVILRVCNNAGDPTLTTVSCAKPITAALSGSTERGDIRYDDPRLQQTVLAQYFRVIVRAKGGRKTTSTTETLVHF; translated from the coding sequence ATGCTGCCCAACACATCCTCCCTGATCCGCCGCAGCCGGCGCACGGCCCAGCGCGGCATGTCGCTGGTGTTCTCGCTGATCACGCTGGTGGCGCTGTCGCTGGCGGCGGTGGCGCTGATCCGCTCGGTCGACACCGGCTCCACCATCCTCGGCAACCTGAGCTTCAAGCAGGACACCCTGCTCGCCGCCGACGATGCCTCGCGCCAGGCGATCCAGTGGCTGGCCGACAACGCCGGCAGCATCGGGCTGCAGAACGACATCGTCGCCCAGGGCTACAGCGCCAGCCTGATCCCCACGCTCGACCCCACCGGCGCACGCACCGCCGACACCACCCGGGCCGTGATCGACTGGGACTGGAACGACTGCGACAGCTACGCCAGCGGCAGCTACGCGCGCTGCCTGAAGCCACGCGAACTCGAGCTCGACCTGGCCAACGGCATCAAGGCGCGCTGGGTGATCCTGCGGGTCTGCAACAACGCCGGGGATCCGACGCTGACGACCGTCTCCTGCGCCAAGCCGATCACGGCCGCACTGTCGGGCAGCACCGAACGCGGCGACATCCGCTACGACGACCCGCGCCTGCAGCAGACCGTGCTGGCGCAATATTTCCGCGTCATCGTGCGTGCCAAGGGCGGTCGCAAGACCACCAGCACCACCGAGACGCTGGTGCACTTCTGA
- a CDS encoding PilW family protein — translation MNLHPSARTRRPLLARQRGVTLVELMVGLVIGLLATLVIAQVAIVFEGQKRSTTGGSDAQLNGALALQTLQRDIQLSGYGIATGGGAGCELRGSRNGTVPPWNGQPMVAVRIVDGTDVATGSPDSLFMLFSGKADSSFYSLPIRVYQNHRRDGSEFVLDERTNIGTAQGDMMVVVPTPTPLPSASQVTPSWCSVFNISVDPATTDNRIVHQPGTDGPWNQDSTNTVFPGAVNADTSYAAGSHLVNLGTMTYREYSLSTSTTGSALQMRSVDNNTAQWVTADALFPQIVNLQAVYGRDTSVTRDNVVDAWDNTAPTTADGWSRVIAVRIALVARSNQREKEIVTVTEPTWMPDGVNTQPLKVDHLDSWQHYRYKVFEAAVPLRNMLWQS, via the coding sequence GTGAACCTGCATCCAAGCGCCCGCACACGCCGCCCGCTGCTCGCGCGCCAGCGCGGCGTCACCCTGGTCGAGCTGATGGTCGGCCTGGTCATCGGCCTGCTCGCCACCCTCGTGATCGCGCAGGTGGCGATCGTCTTCGAGGGCCAGAAACGCAGCACCACCGGCGGCTCCGACGCCCAGCTCAACGGCGCGCTGGCGCTGCAGACGCTGCAGCGCGACATCCAGCTCAGCGGCTACGGCATCGCCACCGGCGGCGGCGCGGGCTGCGAATTGCGCGGCTCGCGCAATGGCACGGTGCCGCCGTGGAATGGCCAGCCGATGGTGGCGGTGCGCATCGTCGACGGCACCGACGTCGCCACCGGCTCGCCCGACTCGCTGTTCATGCTGTTCAGCGGCAAGGCCGACTCGTCGTTCTATTCGCTGCCGATCCGCGTCTATCAGAACCACCGCCGCGACGGCAGCGAGTTCGTGCTCGACGAGCGCACCAACATCGGCACGGCGCAGGGCGACATGATGGTGGTGGTGCCCACCCCCACCCCGCTGCCCAGCGCCAGCCAGGTCACGCCCAGCTGGTGTTCGGTGTTCAACATCAGCGTCGACCCGGCCACCACGGACAACCGCATCGTCCACCAGCCCGGCACCGACGGGCCGTGGAACCAGGACAGCACCAACACCGTCTTCCCCGGCGCCGTCAACGCCGACACCAGCTACGCCGCGGGCAGCCACCTGGTCAACCTGGGCACCATGACCTACCGCGAATACAGCCTCAGCACCAGCACCACCGGCAGCGCGCTGCAGATGCGCTCGGTCGACAACAACACCGCGCAGTGGGTCACGGCCGACGCGCTGTTTCCGCAGATCGTCAACCTGCAGGCGGTCTACGGCCGCGACACCTCGGTCACCCGCGACAACGTCGTCGACGCCTGGGACAACACCGCGCCGACCACCGCCGACGGCTGGTCGCGCGTGATCGCGGTGCGCATCGCGCTGGTGGCGCGCAGCAACCAGCGCGAGAAAGAGATCGTCACCGTCACCGAACCCACCTGGATGCCCGACGGCGTGAACACGCAGCCCCTCAAGGTCGACCACCTCGACAGCTGGCAGCACTACCGCTACAAGGTCTTCGAGGCCGCGGTGCCGCTGCGCAACATGCTCTGGCAATCGTGA
- a CDS encoding type IV pilin protein, whose product MPSADHRSPRSTGPLVTHPSPGTGRRRSRGFTLIELMIAVAIVGILAAVALPSYTDYLRRGRIPEAFTYLSNYRVQMEQYYQDNRNYGTGTDCAGGAILSAPAGTKFFTYSCAITDSGQGYDLTATSTAELNSAHVYTIDEANNRGTTAFKGETGLTNACWLVRGNEC is encoded by the coding sequence ATGCCTTCTGCCGACCACCGCTCCCCCCGTTCGACCGGTCCGCTCGTGACGCACCCGAGCCCCGGCACCGGTCGGCGGCGCAGCCGGGGCTTCACGCTGATCGAGCTGATGATCGCGGTGGCCATCGTCGGCATCCTGGCCGCGGTGGCGCTGCCCTCGTACACCGACTACCTGCGCCGCGGCCGCATCCCGGAGGCCTTCACCTACCTGAGCAACTACCGGGTGCAGATGGAGCAGTACTACCAGGACAACCGCAACTACGGCACCGGCACCGACTGCGCCGGCGGCGCCATCCTCAGCGCGCCGGCGGGCACCAAGTTCTTCACCTACAGCTGCGCGATCACCGACAGCGGCCAGGGTTACGACCTGACCGCCACCAGCACCGCCGAACTCAACAGTGCCCACGTCTACACCATCGACGAGGCCAACAACCGCGGCACCACGGCATTCAAGGGCGAAACCGGCCTCACCAACGCGTGCTGGCTGGTCAGGGGCAACGAATGCTGA
- a CDS encoding type IV pilus modification PilV family protein has translation MRRITSPTARGRSDRGFALIEALIAIVIFSLGALGLLGLQVSMMKATSGAKFRADAAYLANDLVGTMWADAANLAAYRDSCSSHLPCRNWIAKVSQTLPGNVPPELEIVPSTGYVGIKIFWIVPNEAQHSFNTSTSINR, from the coding sequence ATGCGCCGCATCACATCCCCCACCGCCCGAGGCCGCAGCGATCGGGGCTTCGCGCTGATCGAGGCGCTGATCGCGATCGTCATCTTCTCGCTCGGCGCGCTCGGCCTGCTGGGCCTGCAGGTGTCGATGATGAAGGCCACCAGCGGCGCCAAGTTCCGCGCCGACGCCGCCTATCTGGCCAACGACCTGGTCGGCACGATGTGGGCCGACGCCGCCAACCTGGCCGCCTACCGCGACAGCTGCTCAAGCCATCTGCCGTGCAGGAACTGGATTGCCAAAGTCAGCCAGACACTTCCGGGCAACGTTCCGCCCGAGTTGGAGATCGTTCCGAGCACCGGCTATGTGGGCATCAAGATCTTCTGGATCGTGCCCAACGAAGCGCAGCACAGCTTCAACACCAGCACCTCGATCAATCGCTGA
- a CDS encoding GspH/FimT family pseudopilin, translated as MLKPGRVASGPVAAGFSLIELMVTMTILGLLLLATMPSIGAWLRNTEIRNAAESINSGLAKARSEAVRRNQPVLFSLVTPQSGNPGVLDNSCALSATSASWVVSLETPETQCAVAVSEDTSPKILAKYAQGDGARNVAIAIKNADCSAAASTTQVSYNSYGRITTPASALRCIDISHTASGASRPLRLMLGNGGNVRMCDPAVTDDNDPRKC; from the coding sequence ATGCTGAAGCCCGGGCGTGTGGCGAGCGGCCCGGTGGCGGCAGGCTTCTCGCTGATCGAGCTGATGGTGACGATGACCATCCTCGGCCTGCTGCTGCTGGCCACGATGCCCAGCATCGGCGCCTGGCTGCGCAACACCGAGATCCGCAACGCCGCCGAGTCGATCAACAGCGGGCTGGCCAAGGCCCGCAGCGAGGCGGTGCGGCGCAACCAGCCGGTGCTGTTCTCTCTGGTGACGCCGCAGAGCGGCAACCCGGGCGTGCTCGACAACAGCTGCGCGCTGTCGGCCACGTCGGCGTCGTGGGTGGTCAGCCTGGAGACGCCGGAAACCCAATGCGCCGTGGCCGTCAGCGAGGACACCTCACCCAAGATCCTCGCCAAGTACGCCCAGGGCGACGGTGCGCGCAACGTCGCCATCGCCATCAAGAATGCCGACTGCAGCGCCGCGGCCAGCACCACCCAGGTCAGCTACAACAGCTACGGTCGCATCACCACGCCGGCATCGGCACTGCGCTGCATCGACATCAGCCACACCGCCAGCGGAGCCAGCCGGCCGCTGCGCCTGATGCTGGGCAACGGCGGCAACGTGCGCATGTGCGACCCCGCCGTCACCGACGACAACGACCCGCGCAAGTGCTGA